The Salvia miltiorrhiza cultivar Shanhuang (shh) chromosome 1, IMPLAD_Smil_shh, whole genome shotgun sequence genome has a window encoding:
- the LOC131005449 gene encoding protein RADIALIS-like 3: MASGSLSSHRSGSWTQQENKLFEKALARFDTETPDRWHNVARAVGGGKSAEEVKLHYEILIEDLRRIESGYVPIPKYKKTSVEEEKRLLNLLKM; this comes from the exons ATGGCGTCGGGTTCCCTTAGCTCACACCGGTCCGGTTCGTGGACGCAGCAAGAGAACAAGCTGTTCGAGAAGGCGCTGGCCCGGTTCGACACGGAGACCCCGGACCGGTGGCATAACGTGGCCCGGGCCGTGGGCGGCGGCAAGTCCGCGGAGGAGGTCAAGCTCCACTACGAGATTCTCATCGAGGATCTCCGCCGCATTGAATCCGGCTACGTCCCCATTCCCAAGTATAAGAAAACCTCCGTTGAAGAAGAGAAAAG GCTTCTCAACCTTCTAAAGATGTGA
- the LOC131005437 gene encoding universal stress protein PHOS32, giving the protein METVMEEEEYNWREVVLSPLKPLVPEPELDPELDRETGERRRGRDIMIAVDHGPKSKHAFDWAITHLCRLADTVHLVYAISSLNNQIVYEMTQGLMEKLAAEAFEVAMVKTKARIVEGDAGKVICKEAERLKPAAVVMGTRGRSLIQSVVKGSVSEYCFHNCRTAPIIVVPGKEAGDKSVL; this is encoded by the exons ATGGAGACGGTAATGGAGGAGGAAGAGTACAACTGGAGAGAAGTGGTGTTGTCGCCGCTTAAACCGCTTGTACCGGAGCCCGAACTGGATCCCGAGCTTGACCGAGAGACCGGAGAGAGAAGAAGGGGGCGCGACATCATGATCGCTGTGGATCACGGCCCTAAGAGTAAGCACGCCTTTGATTGGGCCATCACGCACCTCTGCCGCCTCGCCGACACCGTCCACCTCGTCTACGCCATCTCCA GTTTGAACAACCAGATTGTGTACGAAATGACTCAGGGTCTCATGGAGAAGCTCGCCGCCGAGGCGTTTGAGGTTGCTATG GTAAAGACAAAGGCTAGGATAGTGGAAGGAGATGCGGGAAAAGTAATATGCAAGGAAGCAGAGAGGTTGAAGCCTGCTGCTGTAGTGATGGGCACCAGGGGCCGAAGCTTGATTCAAAG TGTAGTAAAGGGCAGTGTAAGTGAATATTGCTTCCATAATTGCAGAACAGCACCAATTATAGTCGTTCCTGGTAAAG AAGCAGGGGACAAATCTGTGCTGTAA
- the LOC131005393 gene encoding transcription factor bHLH63, translating to MNSGLPEMLHCLSSTSENCEMSVLERQRSRLKWQQEQLSQQQPPILPYFNGNDQLSYLGFHGDQDLCELVVNGGAMKPDPGIENDDFRRFLNYGNGGDLEMSCNLPRTVSCPPNVAASVDSAAGKESCKKRKADKSHNLKIAAEEKKMKGCAEEESKMTEQNSNSKSTTTTISTSANKNSKGMSSANAKKVADAPKTDYIHVRARRGQATDSHSLAERVRREKISERMKYLQDLVPGCNKVTGKAGMLDEIINYVQSLQRQVEFLSMKLAAINPRLDFDIENYLLKEIFPACAPAVEASSTGMIDHCHLQFNTPVQGVTGSGLEMAVDPMDATLRRTISAPVTVPQTFLDPSSLNQIQHVTWEDELQNLYSMEYQQGRSASFISQQITGYLEANHVKLEM from the exons ATGAACAGTGGTTTGCCGGAGATGTTGCATTGCCTCAGCTCGACGTCGGAAAACTGCGAAATGAGCGTGCTCGAGCGGCAGCGCTCGCGCCTCAAGTGGCAGCAAGAGCAGCTGAGCCAACAACAGCCACCAATCCTACCTTACTTCAATGGCAACGACCAGCTCAGCTACTTAGGCTTCCACGGCGATCAAGACCTCTGCGAGCTGGTGGTGAACGGCGGCGCGATGAAGCCGGACCCCGGCATCGAAAACGACGACTTCCGGAGGTTTCTGAATTATGGCAACGGTGGTGACTTGGAAATGAGCTGCAATCTCCCTAGAACTGTCAGCTGCCCGCCCAATGTGGCGGCCAGCGTCGACTCGGCCGCCGGGAAAGAGAGCTGCAAGAAGAGGAAGGCTGACAAAAGCCACAACCTCAAG ATAGCTGCAGAGGAGAAAAAGATGAAGGGATGCGCAGAGGAGGAATCTAAGATGACAGAGCAAAACAGCAACAGCAaaagcaccaccaccaccattagCACTTCAGCTAACAAGAACAGCAAAGGAATGTCATCTGCTAATGCGAAGAAGGTCGCCGACGCGCCAAAGACCGATTACATCCACGTCCGGGCGCGTCGCGGCCAGGCAACTGACAGCCATAGCTTGGCTGAAaga GTTCGACGCGAGAAAATAAGTGAGAGGATGAAATACCTGCAAGATTTGGTCCCCGGGTGCAACAAGGTCACCGGGAAAGCCGGTATGCTCGACGAGATCATCAACTATGTGCAATCCCTGCAAAGACAAGTAGAG TTTTTGTCAATGAAATTAGCTGCAATCAATCCAAGGCTGGATTTTGACATCGAAAACTATCTACTTAAAGag ATTTTTCCTGCCTGTGCTCCGGCAGTCGAGGCCTCGTCAACTGGCATGATCGATCATTGCCACCTGCAGTTCAATACACCAGTACAAGGAGTTACGGGTTCGGGTCTAGAAATGGCTGTGGATCCAATGGATGCCACGCTTAGGAGAACCATAAGTGCCCCTGTAACAGTCCCACAAACATTTCTTGATCCATCCAGTTTGAAT CAAATTCAGCACGTAACATGGGAGGATGAGTTGCAGAATCTCTACAGTATGGAGTACCAACAAGGAAGATCTGCATCATTTATTTCTCAGCAAATTACAG GTTACCTCGAGGCAAACCATGTAAAGCTGGAGATGTGA